From Pseudomonas alcaligenes, a single genomic window includes:
- the fmt gene encoding methionyl-tRNA formyltransferase — protein MRIIFAGTPEFAAQHLQALLDAGREIVAVYTQPDRPAGRGQKLMPSPVKQLALQHGIAVYQPQTLRDPAAQAELKTLDADLMVVVAYGLILPQVVLDTPRLGCINSHASLLPRWRGAAPIQRAVQAGDATSGVTVMQMEAGLDTGPMLLKVSTTITAEDTGGSLHDRLAQLGSAAVVEAVGKLAAGELHGEVQDDSLATYAHKLNKDEARLDWSRPAVELERLIRAFNPWPICHSTLNGEPLKVLAAQLGEGKGVPGSVLAADKNGLTVACGDGALRLTRLQLPGGKPLAFSDLYNSRREQFAVGLVLGQ, from the coding sequence ATGCGCATCATCTTCGCCGGCACCCCGGAATTCGCTGCCCAGCACCTGCAGGCCCTGCTCGATGCAGGCCGCGAGATAGTCGCCGTCTACACCCAGCCGGATCGCCCAGCCGGGCGCGGGCAGAAGCTTATGCCCAGCCCGGTCAAACAACTGGCGCTGCAGCACGGCATCGCCGTGTACCAGCCGCAGACCCTGCGCGACCCGGCGGCCCAGGCCGAGCTCAAGACCCTGGATGCCGACCTGATGGTGGTGGTGGCCTACGGCCTGATCCTGCCCCAGGTGGTGCTGGACACCCCGCGCCTGGGCTGCATCAACAGCCACGCTTCGCTGCTGCCACGCTGGCGCGGCGCGGCGCCGATCCAGCGCGCCGTGCAGGCTGGCGACGCCACGAGCGGCGTCACCGTGATGCAGATGGAAGCCGGCCTGGATACCGGCCCGATGCTGCTCAAGGTCAGCACCACCATCACCGCCGAAGACACCGGCGGCAGCCTGCACGACCGCCTGGCCCAGCTCGGCTCGGCAGCAGTGGTCGAGGCCGTGGGCAAGCTGGCGGCCGGCGAGCTGCATGGCGAAGTGCAGGACGACAGCCTGGCCACCTATGCGCACAAGCTGAACAAGGACGAGGCGCGCCTCGACTGGAGCCGCCCGGCCGTGGAGCTGGAGCGCCTGATCCGCGCCTTCAACCCCTGGCCGATCTGCCACAGCACGCTGAATGGCGAGCCGCTCAAGGTACTGGCCGCCCAGTTGGGCGAGGGTAAAGGCGTACCTGGCAGCGTACTGGCCGCCGACAAGAATGGCCTGACCGTCGCCTGCGGCGACGGCGCCCTGCGCCTGACCCGCCTGCAGTTGCCCGGTGGCAAGCCGCTGGCCTTCAGCGACCTGTACAACAGCCGCCGCGAGCAATTCGCCGTCGGCCTGGTACTCGGTCAATGA
- a CDS encoding NADPH:quinone reductase: MAKRIQFSRHGGTDVLELIDSQPAAPGPLEVRVRNRAIGLNFIDTYYRSGLYQPPSLPSGLGCEGAGEVEAVGSAVTHLQVGDRVAYGTGPLGAYAELHVLPAQHLVRLPDAVSFEQAAALMLKGLTVQYLLRQTYRAEAGQTILWHAAAGGVGLIACQWARALGVKLIGTVSSPEKAALAKANGAWATIDYSREDVVQRVLELTGGAKCPVVYDSVGKDTWERSLDCLAPRGLLVSFGNASGAVTGVNLGVLAQKGSLYVTRPTLGNYASNAEHLQAMADELFALLASGALQVEIGQRYALADAAKAQEALSSRQTTGSTILLP; the protein is encoded by the coding sequence ATGGCCAAGCGTATCCAGTTTTCCCGCCACGGCGGCACCGACGTACTCGAGCTCATCGACAGCCAGCCGGCCGCGCCGGGGCCGCTGGAGGTGCGGGTGCGCAACCGCGCCATCGGCCTGAACTTCATCGACACCTACTACCGCAGCGGTCTGTACCAGCCGCCGAGCCTGCCGTCCGGGCTGGGCTGCGAGGGCGCCGGCGAGGTGGAGGCGGTGGGCAGCGCAGTGACCCATCTGCAGGTCGGCGACCGCGTGGCCTACGGCACCGGGCCGCTGGGTGCCTACGCCGAGCTGCACGTGCTGCCGGCCCAGCATCTGGTCAGGCTGCCGGATGCGGTCAGCTTCGAGCAGGCCGCCGCGCTGATGCTCAAGGGCCTGACCGTGCAGTACCTGCTGCGCCAGACCTACCGGGCCGAAGCCGGGCAGACCATCCTCTGGCACGCAGCGGCCGGCGGTGTCGGGCTGATCGCTTGTCAGTGGGCGCGGGCGCTGGGCGTCAAGCTGATCGGCACTGTGTCGTCGCCGGAAAAAGCCGCCCTGGCCAAGGCCAACGGCGCCTGGGCGACCATCGACTACAGCCGCGAGGACGTGGTGCAGCGAGTGCTGGAGCTGACCGGCGGAGCCAAGTGCCCGGTGGTCTACGACTCGGTGGGCAAGGACACCTGGGAGCGCTCGCTGGACTGCCTGGCGCCGCGCGGCCTGCTGGTCAGCTTCGGCAACGCTTCCGGCGCGGTGACCGGGGTCAACCTCGGCGTGCTGGCGCAGAAGGGCTCGCTCTACGTGACCCGGCCGACCCTGGGCAACTACGCCAGCAATGCCGAGCACCTGCAGGCCATGGCCGACGAGCTGTTCGCCCTGCTCGCCAGCGGTGCGCTCCAGGTGGAGATCGGCCAGCGCTATGCCCTGGCCGATGCGGCCAAGGCGCAGGAGGCGCTGAGCAGCCGGCAGACCACCGGCTCGACCATTCTGCTGCCCTGA
- the trkA gene encoding Trk system potassium transporter TrkA — translation MKIIILGAGQVGGTLAEHLAGEANDITVVDTDSERLRDLGDRLDIRTVVGRGSFPTVLRQAGADDADMLVAVTNSDEINMVACQVAYTLFHTPTKIARVRESAYLTREALFDNEAIPVDVLISPEQVVTNYIKRLIEYPGALQVIDFAEGKAQLVAVKAYYGGPLIGQQIRQLREHMPNVDTRVAAIFRRNRPIMPQGDTVIEADDEVFFIAAKAHIRAVMSELRRLEDNYKRIVIAGGGHIGERLAEAIESRYQVKIIEMNPARCRYLSENLESTIVLQGSASDRDLLVEENINEADIFLALTNDDEANIMSSLLAKRLGARKVMTIINNPAYVDLVQGGDIDIAISPQLATIGTLLTHVRRGDIESVHSLRRGAAEAIEAIAHGDAKSSKVVGRMIEEIALPPGTTIGAIIRDEEVLIAHDDTLIESGDHVILFLVDKKYIRDVERLFQVGLTFF, via the coding sequence GTGAAGATCATCATCCTCGGTGCCGGGCAAGTCGGCGGCACCCTGGCCGAGCACCTGGCCGGCGAAGCCAACGACATCACCGTGGTCGATACCGACAGCGAGCGCCTGCGCGACCTCGGCGACCGCCTGGACATCCGCACCGTGGTCGGCCGCGGCTCCTTCCCCACCGTGCTGCGCCAGGCCGGCGCCGACGACGCCGACATGCTGGTGGCGGTGACCAACAGCGACGAGATCAACATGGTCGCCTGCCAGGTGGCCTACACCCTGTTCCATACCCCGACCAAGATCGCCCGGGTACGCGAGTCGGCCTACCTGACCCGCGAAGCGCTGTTCGACAACGAGGCCATTCCGGTCGACGTGCTGATCAGCCCCGAGCAGGTGGTGACCAACTACATCAAGCGCCTGATCGAATACCCCGGCGCTCTGCAGGTGATCGACTTCGCCGAGGGCAAGGCCCAGCTGGTGGCGGTCAAGGCCTACTACGGCGGCCCGCTGATCGGCCAGCAGATCCGCCAGCTGCGCGAGCACATGCCCAACGTCGACACCCGGGTGGCGGCCATCTTCCGGCGCAACCGACCGATCATGCCGCAGGGCGACACGGTGATCGAAGCCGACGACGAAGTGTTCTTCATTGCCGCCAAGGCTCACATCCGCGCGGTGATGAGCGAGCTGCGCCGCCTGGAAGACAACTACAAGCGCATCGTCATCGCCGGCGGCGGGCATATCGGCGAGCGCCTGGCCGAGGCCATCGAGAGCCGCTACCAGGTAAAGATCATCGAGATGAACCCGGCGCGCTGCCGCTACCTGTCGGAGAACCTGGAGAGCACCATCGTGCTGCAGGGCAGTGCCTCCGACCGCGACCTGCTGGTGGAAGAGAACATCAACGAGGCCGACATCTTCCTCGCCCTGACCAACGACGACGAGGCCAACATCATGTCCTCGCTGCTGGCCAAGCGCCTCGGCGCGCGCAAGGTGATGACCATCATCAACAACCCGGCCTATGTCGACCTGGTGCAGGGCGGCGACATCGACATCGCCATCAGCCCGCAGTTGGCCACCATCGGCACCCTGCTGACCCACGTGCGCCGCGGCGATATCGAGAGCGTGCACTCGCTGCGCCGCGGTGCGGCGGAAGCCATCGAGGCCATCGCCCACGGCGACGCCAAGTCGAGCAAGGTGGTCGGCCGCATGATCGAGGAGATCGCCCTGCCACCGGGCACCACCATCGGCGCGATCATTCGCGACGAGGAAGTGCTGATCGCCCACGACGACACCCTGATCGAGTCCGGCGACCACGTGATCCTGTTCCTGGTCGACAAGAAGTACATTCGCGATGTAGAACGGCTGTTCCAGGTTGGTTTGACCTTCTTCTGA
- the def gene encoding peptide deformylase, with product MAILNILEFPDPRLRTIAKPVTVFDTALNTLIDDMFETMYAAPGIGLAATQVNVHKRVVVMDLSEDKSEPRVFINPEFESLTEEMDQYQEGCLSVPGFYENVDRPQKVKIKAQGRDGKPYELIAEGLLAVCIQHECDHLNGKLFVDYLSSLKRDRIKKKLEKQHRQQA from the coding sequence ATGGCGATTCTCAACATCCTCGAATTTCCCGACCCGCGCCTGCGCACCATCGCCAAGCCGGTAACCGTATTCGACACGGCGCTGAACACGCTGATCGACGACATGTTCGAGACCATGTACGCCGCGCCCGGCATCGGCCTGGCCGCGACCCAGGTCAACGTGCACAAGCGCGTGGTGGTGATGGATCTGTCCGAGGACAAATCCGAGCCGCGGGTGTTCATCAACCCCGAGTTCGAATCGCTCACCGAAGAGATGGATCAGTACCAGGAAGGCTGCCTGTCGGTGCCCGGCTTCTACGAGAACGTCGACCGCCCGCAGAAGGTCAAGATCAAGGCCCAGGGCCGTGACGGCAAGCCCTACGAGCTGATCGCCGAAGGCCTGCTGGCCGTGTGCATCCAGCACGAGTGCGACCATCTCAACGGCAAGCTGTTCGTCGACTACCTGTCCAGCCTCAAGCGCGACCGGATCAAGAAGAAGCTGGAAAAACAGCACCGCCAGCAGGCGTGA
- a CDS encoding L-threonylcarbamoyladenylate synthase, with protein MQSSWQVQRVARVVRQGGVIAYPTEAVWGVGCDPWSEAAVERLLALKDRPMHKGLILVADSIRQFDFLLDDLPERWIDRLASTWPGPNTWLVPHQDRLPEWITGRHDTVALRVSDHPLVRELCAQVGPLVSTSANPAGRPSARSRLRVEQYFHGQLDAVLGGALGGRRNPSLIRDLRTGDVIRPS; from the coding sequence ATGCAAAGCAGTTGGCAGGTACAGCGGGTGGCACGGGTGGTGCGTCAGGGCGGCGTCATCGCTTATCCCACCGAGGCCGTCTGGGGGGTGGGTTGCGATCCGTGGAGCGAAGCGGCCGTTGAGCGCCTGCTGGCGCTCAAGGATCGGCCGATGCACAAGGGCCTGATCCTGGTGGCGGACAGCATCCGCCAGTTCGACTTCCTTCTCGACGATCTGCCCGAGCGCTGGATCGACCGTTTGGCCAGCACCTGGCCGGGGCCGAACACCTGGCTGGTGCCGCACCAGGATCGCCTGCCCGAATGGATCACCGGCCGCCATGACACGGTAGCCCTGCGCGTCAGCGACCATCCGCTGGTGCGCGAGCTGTGCGCCCAGGTCGGCCCGCTGGTGTCCACCTCGGCCAACCCGGCCGGGCGCCCGTCTGCGCGTTCGCGCCTGCGTGTCGAGCAGTATTTCCATGGCCAGCTCGATGCGGTGCTCGGCGGCGCCCTGGGCGGGCGGCGCAACCCCAGCCTGATCCGCGACCTGCGCACGGGCGATGTGATCCGCCCGTCCTGA
- a CDS encoding LysM peptidoglycan-binding domain-containing protein has product MRKSLLALLLLAVGGLAQAEVQLKEGHPDRYTVVKGDTLWDISGKFLSQPWKWPELWHANPQIENPHLIYPGDTLSLVYVDGQPRLVLNRGESRGTIKLSPQVRTTPMAQAIPAIPLEAINSFLLSNRIVDSAEDFNGKPYVVAGQQESVISGAGDRVYARGAFDQTQPAYGIFRQGKTYTDPETQEFLGINADDIGSGELVAEEGDIGTLTLTRSTQEVRPGDRLFPTEERAVTSTFMPSEPPTDVNGLILDVPRGVAKIGQYDVVTINKGKIDGLSEGNVLAVYKTGETVRDRVTDESVKIPDERSGLLMVFRTYEKLSYGLVLYATRDLAVMDKVKNP; this is encoded by the coding sequence ATGAGGAAATCACTACTCGCCCTGCTACTTCTCGCCGTTGGCGGTCTGGCCCAGGCAGAAGTGCAGCTCAAGGAAGGTCATCCGGACCGCTACACCGTGGTCAAGGGTGACACGCTCTGGGACATTTCCGGCAAATTCCTCAGCCAACCGTGGAAGTGGCCCGAACTGTGGCACGCCAACCCGCAGATCGAGAATCCGCACCTGATCTATCCGGGCGATACCCTGAGCCTGGTCTACGTTGACGGCCAGCCGCGCCTGGTGCTCAACCGCGGCGAGTCGCGCGGCACCATCAAGCTGTCGCCCCAGGTACGTACCACACCGATGGCTCAGGCCATTCCGGCCATCCCGCTGGAGGCGATCAACAGCTTCCTGCTGAGCAACCGCATCGTCGATTCGGCCGAAGATTTCAACGGCAAGCCCTACGTGGTAGCCGGGCAGCAGGAAAGTGTGATCAGCGGTGCCGGTGACCGGGTCTATGCCCGCGGTGCTTTCGACCAGACACAACCGGCCTATGGCATCTTCCGTCAGGGCAAGACCTACACCGACCCGGAAACCCAGGAGTTCCTCGGCATCAATGCCGACGATATCGGCAGCGGCGAGCTGGTGGCCGAAGAGGGCGACATTGGTACCCTGACCCTGACCCGTTCGACCCAGGAAGTTCGCCCGGGTGACCGCCTGTTCCCCACCGAGGAGCGTGCGGTTACTTCGACCTTCATGCCCAGCGAGCCGCCGACCGATGTCAATGGTCTGATCCTCGATGTACCGCGCGGTGTGGCCAAGATCGGCCAGTACGATGTGGTGACCATCAACAAGGGCAAGATCGACGGTCTGAGCGAAGGCAACGTGCTGGCGGTGTACAAGACCGGCGAGACCGTGCGTGACCGGGTTACCGACGAGTCGGTGAAGATCCCCGACGAGCGCTCCGGCCTGCTGATGGTGTTCCGCACCTACGAGAAGCTCAGCTACGGCCTGGTGCTCTACGCCACCCGCGACCTGGCGGTGATGGACAAGGTGAAGAACCCGTAA
- the dprA gene encoding DNA-processing protein DprA — MSAISPAELEARLRLHGLPELGPRRFRRLLEAFQSASAALSAPAAAWRSLGLPAICAEARRSAATRQQAAEALAWLESPNQQLLMWDDARYPALLAELSDAPPLLFVAGEPGLLERPQLAMVGSRRASRPGLNTARAFARSLAGGGFAITSGLALGIDGAAHQGALDAGGATLAVLGTGLQCIYPQRHAGLAERIVAEGGALVSELPLASPPQAGNFPRRNRIISGLALGVLVVEASPSSGSLITARLAAEQGREVYAIPGSIHHPGARGCHQLIREGATLVESVEDILQALRGWQSLAPAAPAVAVRDHPLLRQLRAAPLSSEELARACDLALGETLAQLTELELDGLVVCEVGRWVPRSA, encoded by the coding sequence ATGAGTGCCATATCCCCCGCCGAACTGGAGGCGCGCCTGCGCCTGCATGGCCTGCCCGAACTCGGGCCACGGCGGTTCCGCCGCCTGCTCGAGGCTTTCCAATCCGCCTCCGCTGCCCTCAGTGCTCCGGCTGCCGCCTGGCGCAGCCTCGGCCTGCCGGCCATCTGTGCCGAGGCGCGGCGCAGTGCGGCGACTCGCCAGCAGGCCGCCGAGGCGCTGGCCTGGCTGGAGTCGCCGAACCAGCAACTGCTGATGTGGGACGATGCCCGCTATCCGGCCTTGCTCGCCGAGCTGAGCGATGCCCCGCCGCTGCTGTTCGTTGCCGGCGAGCCGGGGCTGCTGGAACGCCCGCAGCTGGCCATGGTCGGCAGCCGGCGCGCCTCGCGTCCGGGGCTGAATACCGCCCGGGCCTTTGCTCGCAGCCTGGCCGGTGGCGGTTTCGCGATCACCAGCGGGCTGGCCCTGGGTATCGATGGTGCGGCGCACCAGGGCGCGCTGGATGCTGGAGGTGCCACGCTGGCAGTGCTGGGTACCGGTCTGCAGTGCATCTACCCGCAGCGCCATGCCGGCCTGGCCGAGCGGATAGTGGCCGAAGGCGGCGCGCTGGTCTCCGAGCTGCCGCTGGCCAGTCCGCCTCAGGCCGGCAACTTTCCGCGGCGTAACCGCATCATCAGCGGCCTGGCGCTCGGTGTGCTGGTGGTCGAGGCCAGCCCGTCCAGCGGCTCGCTGATCACCGCGCGGCTGGCTGCCGAGCAGGGGCGCGAGGTGTACGCCATTCCCGGTTCGATTCACCACCCCGGCGCGCGAGGCTGTCATCAACTGATCCGCGAGGGCGCGACCCTGGTGGAGAGTGTCGAGGATATTCTCCAGGCCCTGCGCGGCTGGCAGAGCCTGGCGCCGGCAGCGCCTGCCGTGGCGGTTCGCGATCACCCCTTGCTGCGCCAGCTGCGCGCCGCACCGCTGAGCAGCGAGGAGCTGGCGCGGGCCTGCGACCTGGCCCTGGGCGAGACCCTGGCGCAGCTCACCGAGCTGGAACTGGACGGCCTGGTGGTGTGCGAGGTCGGTCGCTGGGTACCCCGCAGCGCCTGA
- the hemF gene encoding oxygen-dependent coproporphyrinogen oxidase — protein sequence MSDRTLAVKAYLLDLQDRICAALAAEDGGAFFEDSWERPAGGGGRTRVIENGALIEKGGVNFSHVFGDSLPPSASAHRPELAGRGFEAMGVSLVIHPENPHIPTSHANVRFFSAEKAGEEPVWWFGGGFDLTPYYAHEEDCVHWHQVAFDACAPFGAEVYPKFKAWCDRYFHLKHRGEPRGIGGLFFDDLNQWDFDTSFAFLRAIGDAYLQAYLPIIQRRRNTPFTEQQREFQAFRRGRYVEFNLVFDRGTLFGLQSGGRTESILMSLPPQVRWGYDWKPEPGSAEARLTEYFLQDRDWLAQN from the coding sequence GTGAGTGACCGTACCCTGGCCGTGAAGGCCTATCTGCTCGACCTGCAGGATCGCATCTGCGCCGCCCTGGCCGCCGAAGATGGCGGTGCCTTCTTCGAAGACAGCTGGGAGCGCCCGGCGGGTGGTGGTGGCCGTACCCGGGTGATCGAGAACGGCGCGCTGATCGAGAAGGGCGGGGTCAATTTCTCCCACGTGTTCGGCGACAGCCTGCCGCCATCGGCTAGCGCCCACCGTCCGGAACTGGCCGGGCGCGGCTTCGAGGCCATGGGCGTGTCGCTGGTGATCCATCCGGAGAACCCGCACATCCCCACCTCCCACGCCAACGTGCGCTTCTTCAGCGCCGAGAAGGCCGGCGAGGAGCCGGTCTGGTGGTTCGGTGGCGGCTTCGACCTGACTCCCTACTACGCCCATGAGGAAGACTGCGTGCACTGGCACCAGGTCGCCTTCGATGCCTGCGCACCCTTCGGCGCCGAGGTCTACCCGAAGTTCAAGGCGTGGTGTGACCGCTACTTCCACCTCAAGCACCGCGGCGAGCCGCGCGGCATCGGCGGGCTGTTCTTCGACGACCTCAACCAGTGGGACTTCGACACCAGCTTCGCCTTCCTGCGGGCTATCGGCGATGCCTATCTCCAGGCCTACCTGCCGATCATCCAGCGTCGTCGCAACACCCCGTTCACCGAGCAGCAGCGCGAGTTCCAGGCCTTCCGCCGCGGCCGCTACGTCGAGTTCAACCTGGTGTTCGACCGTGGCACCCTGTTCGGCCTGCAGTCCGGCGGGCGCACCGAGTCGATCCTCATGTCGCTGCCGCCGCAGGTGCGCTGGGGCTATGACTGGAAGCCCGAGCCGGGCAGCGCCGAAGCGCGCCTGACCGAGTACTTCCTGCAGGATCGCGACTGGTTGGCCCAGAACTGA
- the aroE gene encoding shikimate dehydrogenase: MDRYGVFGNPIGHSKSPLIHGMFAAQTGQQLSYEALLAPLDDFSGFARSFFAEGRGGNVTVPFKEQAYQLADELTERARRAGAVNTLKKLEDGRLLGDNTDGAGLVRDLTVNAGLDLSGKRILLLGAGGAVRGVLAPILAHNPQALVIANRTVEKAEQLAREFADLGPLAAAGFDWLSEPVDLIINGTSASLAGELPPLEPSLIQPGHTVCYDMMYGKQQTAFNRWAAEHGAARCIDGLGMLVEQAAEAFFLWRGVRPQSAPVLAELRHQLV; the protein is encoded by the coding sequence ATGGATCGCTACGGCGTATTCGGCAACCCCATCGGTCATAGCAAGTCGCCACTGATCCACGGCATGTTCGCCGCGCAGACCGGCCAGCAGCTGTCCTACGAGGCCCTGCTGGCGCCGCTGGATGACTTCAGCGGGTTTGCCCGCAGCTTCTTCGCCGAGGGCCGCGGCGGCAACGTCACCGTGCCGTTCAAGGAGCAGGCCTATCAGCTGGCCGACGAATTGACCGAGCGCGCCCGCCGCGCCGGCGCGGTGAACACCCTGAAGAAACTGGAGGACGGCCGCCTGCTCGGCGACAACACCGACGGCGCCGGCCTGGTGCGCGATCTCACGGTGAATGCCGGGCTCGACCTGAGCGGCAAGCGCATCCTCCTGCTCGGCGCCGGCGGCGCCGTGCGCGGTGTGCTGGCGCCGATCCTGGCGCACAACCCGCAGGCCCTGGTGATCGCCAACCGCACGGTGGAGAAGGCCGAGCAGCTGGCCCGCGAGTTCGCCGACCTCGGCCCGCTGGCCGCGGCCGGCTTCGACTGGCTCAGCGAACCGGTCGACCTGATCATCAATGGCACCTCGGCCTCGCTGGCCGGCGAGCTGCCGCCGCTCGAGCCGAGCCTGATCCAGCCCGGCCACACGGTGTGCTACGACATGATGTATGGCAAGCAGCAGACCGCCTTCAACCGCTGGGCTGCCGAACATGGCGCGGCACGCTGCATCGATGGCCTGGGCATGCTGGTGGAGCAGGCCGCCGAGGCCTTTTTCCTCTGGCGCGGGGTGCGTCCGCAGAGCGCGCCGGTACTGGCCGAGCTGCGTCACCAGCTGGTCTGA
- a CDS encoding EamA family transporter, whose translation MPYLLVVTGLWAFSFSLIGEYLAGRVDSDFAVLVRVLIAALVFLPFTRWRGLPHRLLVGFWLAGALQFGITYLCLYRSFQVLTVAEVLLFTVLTPIYVTLLDDALARRFNPWALVAALVAVGGGVIIRFDRLEGDYLLGFVLLQVANASFAAGQVLCRRLLLHYRPAQPLQRFFGHFFLGALLLALPSFLLFGNPDKLPQSAVQWGVLAWMGLFATALGMFWWVKGSTRVEAGTLAIINELHVPAGLLVNLLIWNRDADLPRLAAGGALILFSLWLGRLGRRPGRALPAA comes from the coding sequence ATGCCCTACCTGCTGGTCGTCACCGGGCTGTGGGCCTTCTCCTTCAGCCTGATCGGCGAATACCTGGCCGGGCGGGTCGATAGCGACTTCGCCGTGCTGGTGCGGGTGTTGATCGCCGCCCTGGTGTTCCTCCCCTTCACCCGCTGGCGTGGCCTGCCGCACCGCTTGCTGGTCGGCTTCTGGCTGGCCGGGGCGCTGCAGTTCGGCATCACCTATCTGTGTCTGTACCGCAGCTTCCAGGTGCTGACGGTGGCTGAGGTGTTGCTGTTCACCGTGCTCACGCCGATCTACGTGACCCTGCTCGACGATGCCCTGGCGCGGCGCTTCAACCCCTGGGCGCTGGTGGCCGCGCTGGTGGCGGTAGGTGGCGGGGTGATCATTCGCTTCGACCGCCTGGAAGGTGACTACCTGCTCGGCTTCGTCCTGCTGCAGGTGGCCAACGCCAGCTTCGCCGCCGGCCAGGTGCTGTGTCGTCGCCTGCTCCTGCACTACCGGCCGGCGCAGCCGCTGCAGCGCTTCTTCGGCCACTTTTTCCTCGGCGCCCTGCTGCTGGCGCTGCCCTCCTTCCTGCTGTTCGGCAACCCGGACAAGCTGCCGCAGAGCGCCGTGCAGTGGGGCGTGCTGGCCTGGATGGGCCTGTTCGCCACGGCCCTGGGCATGTTCTGGTGGGTCAAGGGCAGCACCCGGGTGGAGGCCGGCACCCTGGCGATCATCAACGAGCTGCATGTGCCGGCCGGGCTGCTGGTCAACCTGCTGATCTGGAATCGCGACGCCGACCTGCCGCGCCTGGCGGCCGGCGGCGCGCTGATCCTGTTCTCGCTGTGGCTCGGCCGCCTGGGGCGGCGCCCGGGTCGGGCGCTGCCCGCGGCCTAG
- the rsmB gene encoding 16S rRNA (cytosine(967)-C(5))-methyltransferase RsmB, with protein sequence MNPRLAAARALAAVLNGKASLGSSLPPLLDKVEPRDRGLAQDLAFGTARWQPRLALLADKLLQKPFKAADRDVEALLLVGLYQLLYTRIPAHAAIGETVACVDKLKKSSLKGLLNAVLRNAQRDHEALFAELERDPVLHTAHPRWLQKALKARWPEHWQAICAANNAHPPLLLRVNRRHGNRAAYLAELQAAGIEAVPCTFSRDGVRLLQPCDVKTLPGFMDGRLSVQDEAAQLAADLLQLAPGQRVLDACAAPGGKTCHLLEAEPGLAEVVAIDLEPARLARVRENLERLQLDATLIAADGRDTASWWDGKPFQRILLDAPCSATGVIRRHPDIKLTRQAEDIPALAQLQAELLDALWPTLEVGGILLYATCSVMPEENSDNIAAFLARTPGARELDIAGAFGLKQAHGRQLLPQIDGHDGFYYAKLIKIAASTRG encoded by the coding sequence ATGAATCCACGCCTGGCCGCCGCCCGCGCCCTGGCGGCCGTACTCAACGGCAAGGCCTCGCTGGGCAGCAGCTTGCCGCCGCTGCTGGACAAGGTCGAGCCGCGCGATCGCGGCCTGGCCCAGGATCTCGCCTTTGGCACCGCGCGCTGGCAGCCACGCCTGGCACTGCTCGCCGACAAGCTGTTGCAGAAGCCGTTCAAGGCCGCCGACCGCGATGTCGAGGCGCTGTTGCTGGTCGGCCTGTACCAGCTGCTGTACACCCGCATCCCGGCCCATGCCGCCATCGGTGAAACGGTGGCCTGTGTCGACAAGCTGAAGAAGTCCTCGCTCAAGGGTCTGCTCAACGCCGTGCTGCGCAATGCCCAGCGCGATCACGAGGCGCTGTTCGCCGAGCTGGAGCGCGACCCGGTGCTGCACACCGCCCATCCGCGCTGGCTGCAGAAGGCTCTCAAGGCGCGCTGGCCGGAGCACTGGCAGGCCATCTGCGCCGCCAACAACGCCCATCCGCCGCTGCTGCTGCGGGTCAACCGCCGCCATGGCAACCGCGCCGCCTACCTGGCCGAACTGCAGGCTGCCGGCATCGAAGCCGTGCCCTGCACCTTCAGCCGCGATGGCGTGCGCCTGCTGCAGCCCTGCGATGTGAAGACCCTGCCGGGCTTCATGGACGGTCGCCTCAGCGTGCAGGACGAAGCCGCCCAGCTGGCCGCCGACCTGCTCCAGCTGGCTCCCGGCCAGCGCGTGCTGGATGCCTGCGCCGCTCCCGGCGGCAAGACCTGCCACCTGCTCGAAGCCGAACCCGGCCTCGCCGAGGTGGTCGCCATCGACCTCGAGCCGGCGCGCCTGGCGCGAGTACGCGAGAACCTCGAACGGCTGCAGCTCGACGCCACCCTGATCGCCGCCGACGGCCGCGACACCGCCAGTTGGTGGGACGGCAAGCCGTTCCAGCGCATCCTGCTCGATGCGCCCTGCTCGGCCACCGGGGTGATCAGGCGCCACCCGGACATCAAGCTGACCCGCCAGGCCGAGGACATCCCGGCCCTGGCTCAGCTGCAGGCCGAGCTGCTCGACGCCCTGTGGCCGACCCTGGAGGTCGGCGGCATCCTGCTCTACGCCACCTGCTCGGTGATGCCCGAGGAGAACAGCGACAACATCGCCGCCTTCCTCGCCCGCACCCCGGGCGCCCGCGAGCTGGATATCGCCGGCGCCTTCGGCCTCAAGCAGGCCCATGGCCGCCAGTTGCTGCCGCAGATCGACGGCCACGACGGCTTCTACTATGCCAAGCTGATAAAAATCGCCGCCTCCACCCGCGGCTAA